The sequence ATCCCCCAACAGGTCCCAGACGCCGTCCTGGCTGACGCCCGCCGGGTAGCTGCCCACCGGCGCCGGGCCCCACGTGTCGCCGCCCAGGTTGGCGTGCGCCTCCGTCGGCGCCGCGTCGCCCCACGGATGCTCTCGCGGCGTGCCGTCGCTGCCGCGCGCGGCCTTCTCCCACTCGGCCTCCGTGGGCAGGCGCTTGCCCGCCCAGCGCGCGTACGCGTCCGCCTCGTACCAGCTCACGTGCTGCACCGGCTCGTCCTTCGGCAGTGGCTCCACCGTGCCGAAGCGCCGCCGCAGCCACACGTGATTGCCTTGCGGCAGCCAGAACCGCGGATGCCTCCAGCCCTCCGCCTGCGCGATGTCCCAGCCCTTCGGGTGCCACCAGCGCGGGTCCTCGTAGCCGCCGGCCTCGACGAAGACGAGGTAGTCGCCATTCGTCACCGGGTGCGCGTCCAGCAGGAAGTCCGGCACGTGCGCGACGAAGGCGGGCCGCTCGTTGTCGTAGGCCCACGCGTCGTCGCTGCCCAGGCGCACCGGGCCGCCGCGGATGAAGACCTCGGACAGCGGCACGGCGCCGGGACGCGGGCGCGCGCGCGGTGACGGCGGGCGGTACTCCACGGACGTCATGAGCTGCAGCGTGGCGGCGAGCGTCTCCGCGTGTTGTTGCTCGTGTTGCGCCACCATGCCGAAGACGTAGCCACCCGCCAG comes from Pyxidicoccus parkwaysis and encodes:
- the egtB gene encoding ergothioneine biosynthesis protein EgtB, whose product is MSRIAEGNRVRGQGGGEARPWKARAWAELEAARARVLGMLAGLPEAELLRQHSPLMSPLVWDVAHVANYEEQWLLRALGAPALTDPAFDAIYDAFRHPRSSRSELPLLAPESAFAYAARVRAAVREHLDSLPDASPEPLLAGGYVFGMVAQHEQQHAETLAATLQLMTSVEYRPPSPRARPRPGAVPLSEVFIRGGPVRLGSDDAWAYDNERPAFVAHVPDFLLDAHPVTNGDYLVFVEAGGYEDPRWWHPKGWDIAQAEGWRHPRFWLPQGNHVWLRRRFGTVEPLPKDEPVQHVSWYEADAYARWAGKRLPTEAEWEKAARGSDGTPREHPWGDAAPTEAHANLGGDTWGPAPVGSYPAGVSQDGVWDLLGDVWEWTASDFRPYAGFVAFPYREYSEVFFGDEYKVLRGGAWASAPVAVRNGFRNWDYPQRRQIFAGFRCARDVR